One Actinoplanes missouriensis 431 DNA segment encodes these proteins:
- the rplD gene encoding 50S ribosomal protein L4 — protein sequence MSSVDVINAEGNKAGSVELPSNVFDVQANIPLMHQVVVAQLAAARQGTAKAKTRGEVAGGGKKPYKQKGTGRARQGSIRAPQFTGGGVVHGPVPRDYSQRTPKKMKAAALRSALSDRARDGRVFVVESFVTGEKPSTKAAVTALRKVAQTTKVLVVLDSQDELNWVSLRNEPTVHLIEAGQLNTYDVLVADEVVFTKVALDEFLGGSAETSEEGDK from the coding sequence GTGAGCTCGGTTGACGTGATCAACGCCGAGGGCAACAAGGCCGGCTCGGTCGAGCTTCCCTCGAACGTCTTCGACGTCCAGGCGAACATCCCGCTGATGCACCAGGTCGTCGTGGCGCAGCTGGCCGCCGCCCGTCAGGGCACGGCCAAGGCGAAGACCCGCGGCGAGGTCGCCGGCGGCGGCAAGAAGCCGTACAAGCAGAAGGGCACCGGTCGCGCCCGTCAGGGCTCGATCCGCGCGCCGCAGTTCACCGGTGGTGGCGTCGTGCACGGCCCCGTGCCGCGCGACTACAGCCAGCGGACCCCCAAGAAGATGAAGGCCGCTGCTCTGCGCAGCGCCCTCTCGGACCGGGCCCGGGACGGCCGCGTGTTCGTCGTCGAGTCCTTCGTCACCGGCGAGAAGCCGTCGACCAAGGCCGCCGTGACGGCGCTGCGCAAGGTCGCCCAGACGACCAAGGTTCTCGTCGTTCTGGACAGCCAGGACGAGTTGAACTGGGTCTCGCTGCGCAACGAGCCGACCGTGCACCTCATCGAGGCCGGCCAGCTGAACACCTACGACGTGCTGGTCGCGGACGAGGTTGTCTTCACGAAGGTCGCGCTCGACGAGTTCCTGGGCGGTTCCGCCGAGACGTCCGAGGAGGGCGACAAGTGA
- the tuf gene encoding elongation factor Tu: MAKAKFERTKPHVNIGTIGHIDHGKTTLTAAITKVLHDEYPDLNPYTPFDEIDKAPEEKARGITISIAHVEYQTASRHYAHVDCPGHADYIKNMITGAAQMDGAILVVAATDGPMPQTKEHVLLARQVGVPYIVVALNKSDMVEDEELLELVELEVRELLSTYEFPGDDLPVVRVSALKALEGDPEWTGKLMELMNAVDTAIPQPERETEKPFLMPIEDVFTITGRGTVVTGRAERGILKPNEEVEIVGIREKSTKTVCTGIEMFRKLLDEARAGENVGLLLRGIKREDVERGMVVVKPGTTTPHTEFEGQVYILSKEEGGRHTPFFQNYRPQFYFRTTDVTGVVTLPEGTEMVMPGDSTSMSVKLIQPIAMEQGLKFAIREGGRTVGAGTVTKINK, translated from the coding sequence GTGGCGAAGGCGAAGTTCGAGCGGACTAAGCCGCACGTCAACATCGGCACCATTGGTCACATCGACCACGGTAAGACGACGCTGACTGCGGCCATCACGAAGGTCCTGCACGATGAGTACCCGGACCTGAACCCGTACACCCCGTTCGACGAGATCGACAAGGCGCCGGAGGAGAAGGCCCGCGGCATCACGATCTCGATCGCGCACGTCGAGTACCAGACCGCGTCGCGTCACTACGCGCACGTGGACTGCCCCGGCCACGCTGACTACATCAAGAACATGATCACCGGTGCCGCGCAGATGGACGGCGCGATCCTGGTGGTTGCCGCGACCGACGGCCCGATGCCGCAGACCAAGGAGCACGTGCTCCTGGCCCGCCAGGTCGGCGTTCCGTACATCGTCGTCGCCCTGAACAAGAGCGACATGGTCGAGGACGAGGAGCTCCTGGAGCTCGTCGAGCTCGAGGTTCGCGAGCTGCTCAGCACCTACGAGTTCCCGGGCGACGACCTGCCGGTCGTCCGCGTCTCGGCGCTCAAGGCGCTCGAGGGCGACCCGGAGTGGACCGGCAAGCTCATGGAGCTGATGAACGCGGTCGACACCGCGATCCCGCAGCCCGAGCGTGAGACCGAGAAGCCGTTCCTCATGCCGATCGAGGACGTCTTCACGATCACCGGCCGTGGCACCGTGGTGACCGGTCGCGCCGAGCGCGGCATCCTCAAGCCGAACGAGGAGGTCGAGATCGTCGGTATCCGCGAGAAGTCGACCAAGACCGTTTGCACCGGCATCGAGATGTTCCGCAAGCTGCTCGACGAGGCCCGCGCGGGTGAGAACGTCGGTCTGCTGCTCCGCGGCATCAAGCGCGAGGACGTCGAGCGCGGCATGGTCGTCGTGAAGCCGGGCACCACGACTCCTCACACGGAGTTCGAGGGCCAGGTCTACATCCTCTCGAAGGAGGAGGGTGGCCGGCACACCCCGTTCTTCCAGAACTACCGGCCGCAGTTCTACTTCCGCACCACGGACGTCACCGGCGTCGTCACGCTGCCCGAGGGCACCGAGATGGTCATGCCCGGCGACTCCACCTCCATGTCCGTGAAGCTGATCCAGCCGATCGCCATGGAGCAGGGCCTGAAGTTCGCGATCCGTGAGGGTGGCCGCACCGTCGGCGCCGGAACGGTCACGAAGATCAACAAGTGA
- the rplB gene encoding 50S ribosomal protein L2 has protein sequence MAIRKYKPTTPGRRGSSVADFAEITRSTPEKSLLVPLPKKGGRNVHGRITTRHQGGGHKRQYRLIDFKRNDKDGVPAKVAHIEYDPNRTARIALLHYADGEKRYIVAPKDLKQGDRVESGVGADIKPGNNLPLRNIPVGTTIHNVELRPGGGAKLARSAGVGIQLLGREDVYATLRMPSGEIRRVDVRCRATVGEIGNADQSNINWGKAGRMRWKGKRPTVRGVAMNPVDHPHGGGEGKTSGGRHPVNPAGKPEGRTRRKGQPSDKLIVRRRYATRKRG, from the coding sequence ATGGCTATCCGTAAGTACAAGCCGACCACGCCGGGCCGCCGCGGCTCGAGCGTCGCCGACTTCGCTGAGATCACCCGGTCGACGCCGGAGAAGTCTCTGCTGGTCCCGCTGCCCAAGAAGGGCGGCCGCAACGTCCACGGCCGGATCACCACCCGGCACCAGGGCGGCGGTCACAAGCGTCAGTACCGGCTGATCGACTTCAAGCGGAACGACAAGGACGGCGTGCCGGCCAAGGTCGCTCACATCGAGTACGACCCGAACCGCACCGCCCGTATTGCGCTGCTCCACTACGCGGACGGCGAAAAGCGCTACATCGTGGCGCCGAAGGACCTCAAGCAGGGTGACCGGGTCGAGTCGGGCGTTGGCGCCGACATCAAGCCCGGCAACAACCTGCCGCTGCGCAACATCCCGGTCGGTACGACGATCCACAACGTGGAGCTTCGTCCCGGCGGTGGCGCCAAGCTGGCCCGTTCGGCCGGCGTCGGCATCCAGCTCCTCGGCCGTGAGGACGTGTACGCCACGCTGCGTATGCCCTCCGGCGAGATCCGTCGCGTCGACGTGCGCTGCCGCGCCACCGTCGGCGAGATCGGCAACGCCGACCAGTCGAACATCAACTGGGGCAAGGCTGGTCGTATGCGGTGGAAGGGCAAGCGCCCGACCGTCCGTGGTGTCGCCATGAACCCTGTCGACCACCCGCACGGTGGTGGTGAGGGTAAGACCTCGGGTGGTCGCCACCCGGTGAACCCGGCGGGTAAGCCCGAGGGCCGTACCCGTCGCAAGGGCCAGCCGAGCGACAAGCTGATCGTTCGCCGCCGCTACGCCACCCGCAAGCGCGGGTAA
- a CDS encoding DNA-directed RNA polymerase subunit beta' produces MLDVNFFDELRIGLATADDIRQWSHGEVKKPETINYRTLKPEKDGLFCEKIFGPQRDWECYCGKYKRVRFKGIICERCGVEVTRSKVRRERMGHIELAASVTHIWYFKGVPSRLGYLLDLAPKDLEKIIYFASYVVTSVDAEARHRDMSTIENEIFAEKRQSENGRDSEIEKRAAKLEQDLAELEAEGAKADVRRKVKEAGEREMRQIRDKAQREIDRLDEVLDTFRKLDSKQLVTDELLYRELRDRFGEYFTGGMGAEAIKALLENMDLDAEAENLREIIRTGKGQRKIRALKRLKVVAAFLNTRNSPLGMVLDCVPVIPPDLRPMVQLDGGRFATSDLNDLYRRVINRNNRLKRLIDLGAPEIIVNNEKRMLQEAVDALFDNGRRGRPVTGPGNRPLKSLSDMLKGKQGRFRQNLLGKRVDYSGRSVIVVGPRLKLHQCGLPKQMALELFKPFVMKRLVDLNHAQNIKSAKRMVERQRPVVWDVLEEVISEHPVLLNRAPTLHRLGIQAFEPQLVEGKAIQIHPLVCTAFNADFDGDQMAVHVPLSAEAQAEARILMLSSNNILKPADGKPVTMPTQDMVIGLYHLTHLTPGAKGEGRVFSSDAEARMAYDNGELHLQAPVKIRLREVIGVDNGAKGEAWTAPEDWTEGEPVLVETTLGRVIFNETLPVGYRYVNYEIRKGQLSAIVNDLAERFPKVVLAATLDALKEAGFHWATWSGVTIGMGDVIGPPRKPEILARYQVEADRIDKQYQRGLMTAEERRGELIEIWTKATNEISKEMETALPQENPLWVMINSGARGNLLQLRQIAAIRGLVANPKGEIIPRPITSSYREGLTVLEYFISTHGARKGLADTALRTADSGYLTRRLVDVSQDVIIREEDCGTDRAIPMQVGEREPDGTLVVHTHAETGVHARTLADDIDDANGNRVVSRGDDLNSIMVDKLVAAGVENVRVRSVLTCESKLGVCAACYGRSLPTGKAVDIGEAVGIIAAQSIGEPGTQLTMRTFHTGGVAGEDITQGLPRVQEIFEARVPKGKAPIADTPGRIRIEDGERSRKIIVIPDDGSDEIVYDKISKRVKLRAHDGDHVNVGEKLTEGTIDPHELLRIMGPRAVQVHLTSEVQEVYRSQGVLIHDKHIEIIIRQMLKRVTVIDSGATEFLPGVLVDRALFESENRRLVGEGGEPAAGRPVLMGITKASLATDSWLSAASFQETTRVLTDAAINSRSDSLVGLKENVIIGKLIPAGTGISKYRNIRVEPTEEAKAKVYSMTGYPETDYGFGPASGQAVPLDDFDFGSYR; encoded by the coding sequence GTGCTCGACGTCAACTTCTTCGACGAGTTGCGCATCGGCCTTGCTACCGCTGACGACATCCGGCAGTGGTCGCACGGCGAGGTCAAGAAGCCCGAGACGATCAACTACCGCACCCTCAAGCCCGAGAAGGACGGACTCTTCTGCGAGAAGATCTTCGGTCCGCAGCGGGACTGGGAGTGCTACTGCGGCAAGTACAAGCGGGTCCGGTTCAAGGGCATCATCTGTGAGCGCTGCGGCGTCGAGGTGACCCGGTCCAAGGTCCGCCGTGAGCGCATGGGTCACATCGAGCTGGCCGCGTCGGTGACCCACATCTGGTACTTCAAGGGCGTCCCGAGCCGGCTGGGTTACCTGCTGGACCTCGCGCCCAAGGACCTCGAGAAGATCATTTACTTCGCTTCGTACGTGGTGACGAGCGTGGACGCCGAGGCGCGTCACCGCGACATGTCGACCATCGAGAACGAGATCTTCGCCGAGAAGCGCCAGTCGGAGAACGGCCGTGACTCGGAGATCGAGAAGCGGGCCGCCAAGCTGGAGCAGGACCTGGCCGAGCTCGAGGCCGAGGGTGCCAAGGCCGATGTGCGCCGCAAGGTCAAGGAAGCCGGCGAGCGCGAGATGCGCCAGATCCGGGACAAGGCGCAGCGCGAGATCGACCGCCTCGACGAGGTGCTCGACACCTTCCGCAAGCTCGACTCCAAGCAGCTGGTCACCGACGAGCTGCTCTACCGCGAGCTCCGGGACCGCTTCGGTGAGTACTTCACCGGCGGCATGGGCGCGGAGGCCATCAAGGCCCTCCTCGAGAACATGGACCTGGACGCCGAGGCGGAGAACCTCCGGGAGATCATCCGCACCGGTAAGGGCCAGCGGAAGATCCGGGCGCTCAAGCGGCTCAAGGTCGTCGCGGCGTTCCTGAACACCCGCAACTCGCCGCTCGGCATGGTGCTGGACTGCGTTCCGGTCATCCCGCCGGACCTGCGCCCGATGGTCCAGCTCGACGGTGGCCGCTTCGCCACCAGCGACCTGAACGACCTGTACCGCCGCGTCATCAACCGCAACAACCGCCTCAAGCGACTGATCGACCTCGGCGCGCCCGAGATCATCGTCAACAACGAGAAGCGGATGCTGCAGGAGGCCGTCGACGCCCTGTTCGACAACGGCCGTCGTGGCCGGCCGGTCACCGGTCCGGGTAACCGCCCGCTCAAGTCGCTCTCCGACATGCTCAAGGGCAAGCAGGGCCGGTTCCGTCAGAACCTGCTCGGCAAGCGCGTCGACTACTCCGGCCGTTCGGTCATCGTCGTCGGCCCGCGGCTCAAGCTGCACCAGTGCGGCCTGCCCAAGCAGATGGCGCTGGAGCTGTTCAAGCCGTTCGTGATGAAGCGCCTGGTCGACCTGAACCACGCGCAGAACATCAAGTCCGCCAAGCGGATGGTCGAGCGTCAGCGCCCGGTCGTGTGGGACGTGCTCGAAGAGGTCATCAGCGAGCACCCGGTGCTGCTGAACCGCGCGCCGACCCTGCACCGCCTCGGCATCCAGGCCTTCGAGCCGCAGCTGGTCGAGGGCAAGGCGATCCAGATCCACCCGCTCGTCTGCACGGCGTTCAACGCCGACTTCGACGGTGACCAGATGGCGGTCCACGTGCCGCTGTCCGCCGAGGCCCAGGCCGAGGCGCGGATCCTGATGCTGTCCTCGAACAACATCCTCAAGCCGGCCGACGGCAAGCCGGTCACCATGCCCACCCAGGACATGGTCATCGGTCTGTACCACCTGACCCACCTCACGCCCGGCGCCAAGGGCGAGGGCCGGGTGTTCAGCTCGGACGCCGAGGCCCGGATGGCGTACGACAACGGCGAGCTGCACCTGCAGGCGCCGGTGAAGATCCGTCTGCGTGAGGTCATCGGTGTCGACAACGGCGCCAAGGGCGAGGCCTGGACCGCTCCGGAGGACTGGACCGAGGGCGAGCCCGTCCTGGTCGAGACCACCCTGGGCCGCGTGATCTTCAACGAGACGCTCCCGGTCGGGTACCGGTACGTCAACTACGAGATCCGCAAGGGTCAGCTGTCGGCGATCGTCAACGACCTCGCCGAGCGCTTCCCGAAGGTCGTCCTCGCGGCGACCCTGGACGCGCTCAAGGAGGCCGGCTTCCACTGGGCCACCTGGTCCGGTGTGACGATCGGCATGGGCGACGTCATCGGTCCCCCGCGCAAGCCGGAGATCCTCGCCCGCTACCAGGTCGAGGCGGACCGGATCGACAAGCAGTACCAGCGTGGTCTGATGACCGCCGAGGAACGTCGCGGCGAGCTCATCGAGATCTGGACCAAGGCGACCAACGAGATCTCCAAGGAGATGGAGACCGCGCTGCCGCAGGAGAACCCGCTCTGGGTGATGATCAACTCCGGCGCCCGCGGTAACCTCCTCCAGCTCCGGCAGATCGCCGCGATCCGTGGTCTGGTGGCCAACCCCAAGGGTGAGATCATCCCGCGGCCGATCACCTCGTCGTACCGCGAGGGTCTGACCGTGCTGGAATACTTCATCTCCACCCACGGCGCCCGTAAGGGTCTGGCCGACACCGCGCTGCGTACCGCCGACTCGGGTTACCTGACCCGTCGTCTGGTGGACGTGTCGCAGGACGTCATCATCCGCGAGGAGGACTGCGGCACCGACCGCGCGATCCCGATGCAGGTGGGCGAGCGGGAGCCGGACGGCACCCTGGTCGTGCACACGCACGCGGAGACCGGCGTGCACGCCCGTACCCTGGCCGACGACATCGACGACGCCAACGGCAACCGTGTGGTGTCGCGTGGCGACGACCTCAACTCGATCATGGTCGACAAGCTGGTCGCCGCGGGCGTGGAGAACGTCCGGGTGCGCAGCGTGCTGACCTGTGAGTCGAAGCTGGGCGTCTGCGCGGCCTGCTACGGCCGTTCGCTGCCGACCGGCAAGGCGGTCGACATCGGCGAGGCCGTCGGCATCATCGCGGCCCAGTCCATCGGTGAGCCGGGTACCCAGCTGACGATGCGTACCTTCCACACCGGTGGTGTCGCGGGTGAGGACATCACCCAGGGTCTGCCGCGTGTGCAGGAGATCTTCGAGGCCCGCGTGCCGAAGGGTAAGGCGCCCATCGCCGACACCCCCGGCCGCATCCGCATCGAGGACGGCGAGCGTTCGCGGAAGATCATCGTGATCCCGGACGACGGCAGCGACGAGATCGTGTACGACAAGATCTCGAAGCGCGTCAAGCTGCGGGCGCACGACGGCGACCACGTCAACGTCGGCGAGAAGCTCACCGAGGGCACCATCGACCCGCACGAGCTGCTGCGCATCATGGGTCCGCGCGCGGTCCAGGTCCACCTGACCAGTGAGGTCCAGGAGGTCTACCGCTCGCAGGGTGTGCTCATCCACGACAAGCACATCGAGATCATCATCCGCCAGATGCTCAAGCGGGTGACGGTCATCGACTCCGGCGCGACCGAGTTCCTGCCGGGTGTGCTGGTCGACCGGGCGCTCTTCGAGTCGGAGAACCGCCGTCTCGTGGGCGAGGGTGGCGAGCCCGCCGCCGGCCGTCCGGTGCTGATGGGTATCACCAAGGCCTCGCTGGCGACCGACTCGTGGCTCTCCGCGGCCTCCTTCCAGGAGACCACCCGGGTGCTCACCGACGCTGCGATCAACTCGCGCAGCGACTCGCTGGTGGGCCTCAAGGAGAACGTCATCATCGGTAAGCTCATCCCGGCCGGTACCGGTATCAGCAAGTACCGGAACATCCGGGTCGAGCCGACCGAGGAGGCCAAGGCCAAGGTGTACTCGATGACCGGGTACCCCGAGACCGACTACGGCTTCGGGCCGGCCAGCGGGCAGGCTGTGCCGCTGGACGACTTCGACTTCGGGTCGTACCGCTAA
- the rplW gene encoding 50S ribosomal protein L23 — MSTIADPRDIIVAPVVSEKSYSVLDQNWYTFLVHPDANKTQIKIAIQQIFNVRVLSVNTANREGKRKRTRTGWGQRKATKRAMVKLADGDRIEAFGGPVS; from the coding sequence GTGAGCACGATCGCCGACCCGCGCGACATCATCGTCGCCCCGGTGGTCTCCGAGAAGAGCTACAGCGTTCTCGACCAGAACTGGTACACGTTCCTCGTCCACCCGGACGCGAACAAGACCCAGATCAAGATCGCGATCCAGCAGATCTTCAACGTCCGCGTGCTGTCCGTGAACACCGCTAACCGTGAGGGCAAGCGCAAGCGCACCCGCACCGGCTGGGGCCAGCGTAAGGCCACCAAGCGCGCGATGGTGAAGCTGGCTGACGGGGACCGCATCGAGGCCTTCGGCGGCCCGGTCAGCTAA
- the rpsJ gene encoding 30S ribosomal protein S10: MAGQKIRIRLKAYDHEVVDSSARKIVETVTRTGAQVAGPVPLPTEINRFCVIRSPHKYKDSREHFEMRTHKRLIDIIDPTPKTVDSLMRLDLPAGVDIEIKL; the protein is encoded by the coding sequence ATGGCGGGACAGAAGATCCGCATCCGGCTCAAGGCCTACGACCACGAGGTCGTCGACTCCTCGGCGCGGAAAATCGTCGAGACGGTGACGCGTACCGGGGCGCAGGTCGCAGGCCCGGTGCCGCTGCCCACGGAGATCAACCGTTTCTGCGTGATCCGTTCGCCGCACAAGTACAAGGACTCGCGCGAGCACTTCGAGATGCGCACGCACAAGCGTCTGATCGACATCATCGACCCGACTCCGAAGACGGTCGACTCGCTCATGCGCCTCGACCTGCCGGCTGGCGTCGACATCGAGATCAAGCTGTAG
- the rplC gene encoding 50S ribosomal protein L3 has protein sequence MDRQVKGILGAKLGMTQVWDNNKVVPVTVVQAGPCVVTQVRTDEKDGYSAVQLAYGSIDPRKVNKPEAGHYAKAGVSPRRHLVELRTVDAGEYELGQEVTVDSFAAGSAIDVTGKTRGKGYAGVMKRHGFHGLRASHGVERKHRSPGSIGACATPGRVFKGVRMAGRMGGKRFTVQNLTIQAVDTERNLILVKGAVPGPKGALILVRSAAKKGGAK, from the coding sequence ATGGACAGGCAAGTTAAGGGGATCCTGGGCGCCAAGCTCGGCATGACCCAGGTCTGGGACAACAACAAGGTCGTCCCGGTGACCGTGGTTCAGGCCGGCCCGTGCGTCGTGACCCAGGTCCGCACCGATGAGAAGGACGGCTACTCGGCTGTCCAGCTGGCATACGGCTCGATCGACCCGCGCAAGGTCAACAAGCCTGAGGCCGGCCACTACGCCAAGGCCGGCGTGTCGCCGCGGCGCCACCTCGTGGAGCTGCGCACCGTCGACGCCGGCGAGTACGAGCTCGGCCAGGAGGTCACCGTTGACTCCTTCGCTGCCGGCAGCGCCATCGACGTGACCGGCAAGACCCGCGGTAAGGGCTACGCCGGTGTCATGAAGCGCCACGGCTTCCACGGTCTGCGTGCCAGCCACGGTGTCGAGCGCAAGCACCGCTCGCCCGGCTCGATCGGCGCCTGCGCCACTCCCGGCCGCGTCTTCAAGGGCGTCCGGATGGCGGGTCGCATGGGTGGCAAGCGGTTCACCGTGCAGAACCTGACGATCCAGGCCGTCGACACCGAGCGGAACCTGATCCTGGTCAAGGGCGCGGTTCCCGGTCCCAAGGGCGCGCTGATCCTGGTCCGTTCCGCGGCGAAGAAGGGCGGTGCCAAGTGA
- the fusA gene encoding elongation factor G: MAAADALAKVRNIGIMAHIDAGKTTTTERILFYTGITYKIGEVHEGAAVMDWMEQEQERGITITSAATKCEWKGHTIQIIDTPGHVDFTVEVERSLRVLDGAVAVYDGVAGVEPQTENVWRQADKYNVPRMCFVNKLDRTGADFFRCVQMMIDRLNATPLVLQIPIGLEGDHIGVVDLIEMRALTWRGETQKGEDYAIEEIPADLADQAAEWREKLLETLADVDDAVMEKYLEGEEVSVEEIKAAIRRATIASKANPVLCGSAFKNKGVQPMLDAVVEFLPSPLDIPAIEGTATDGETPLLRKPSNDEPFSALAFKIQTDKHLGKLTYVRVYSGTLESGSQVVNSTKDRKERIGKIYQMHANKREERSTAQAGDIIAVQGLKQTTTGDTLCDPANPVILESMTFPEPVIQVAIEPKTKSDQEKLGTAIQRLAEEDPTFRVFNDEETGQTIIAGMGELHLDILVDRMRREFNVEANIGKPQVAYRETIRGTVEKLDYVHKKQTGGSGQYAKVVVKVEPLSLDADGPTYEFVNAVTGGRVPKEFIPSVDAGAQDSLQYGVLAGYPLVGVKFTLLDGQYHEVDSSEMAFKIAGSMAMKEAARKADPALLEPMMAVEVTTPEDNMGDVIGDLNSRRGMIQSMEERHGARVVKALVPLSEMFGYVGDLRSKTAGRASYSMQFDSYAEVPQNVAKEIIAKATGA; encoded by the coding sequence GTGGCCGCCGCAGACGCGCTCGCCAAGGTTCGCAACATCGGCATCATGGCGCACATCGACGCTGGTAAGACCACGACGACTGAGCGGATCCTGTTCTACACCGGTATCACGTACAAGATCGGTGAAGTCCACGAGGGCGCTGCCGTCATGGACTGGATGGAGCAGGAGCAGGAACGCGGTATCACCATCACCTCCGCCGCCACCAAGTGCGAGTGGAAGGGTCACACGATCCAGATCATCGACACGCCCGGCCACGTCGACTTCACGGTCGAGGTCGAGCGGTCGCTGCGTGTGCTCGACGGTGCGGTCGCGGTGTACGACGGTGTTGCCGGCGTCGAGCCGCAGACCGAGAACGTCTGGCGTCAGGCGGACAAGTACAACGTCCCCCGGATGTGCTTCGTCAACAAGCTCGACCGGACCGGTGCCGACTTCTTCCGCTGCGTGCAGATGATGATCGACCGGCTGAACGCCACCCCGCTGGTCCTGCAGATCCCGATCGGGCTCGAGGGCGACCACATCGGTGTCGTCGACCTGATCGAGATGCGCGCGCTCACCTGGCGTGGTGAGACCCAGAAGGGCGAGGACTACGCGATCGAGGAGATCCCCGCCGACCTCGCCGACCAGGCCGCCGAGTGGCGCGAGAAGCTGCTCGAGACCCTGGCCGACGTCGACGACGCGGTGATGGAGAAGTACCTCGAGGGCGAAGAGGTCTCGGTCGAGGAGATCAAGGCCGCCATCCGGCGCGCCACGATCGCCAGCAAGGCGAACCCGGTCCTCTGTGGCTCGGCGTTCAAGAACAAGGGCGTGCAGCCCATGCTCGACGCGGTCGTCGAGTTCCTCCCGTCGCCGCTGGACATCCCGGCGATCGAGGGCACCGCGACCGACGGCGAGACCCCGCTGCTGCGCAAGCCGTCTAACGACGAGCCCTTCTCGGCGCTGGCCTTCAAGATCCAGACCGACAAGCACCTCGGCAAGCTGACCTACGTCCGGGTCTACTCCGGCACGCTCGAGTCCGGTTCTCAGGTGGTCAACTCCACCAAGGACCGCAAGGAGCGGATCGGCAAGATCTACCAGATGCACGCGAACAAGCGTGAGGAGCGCAGCACCGCGCAGGCCGGCGACATCATCGCCGTCCAGGGTCTCAAGCAGACCACCACCGGTGACACGCTCTGCGACCCGGCGAACCCGGTCATCCTGGAGTCGATGACCTTCCCGGAGCCGGTCATCCAGGTCGCCATCGAGCCGAAGACCAAGTCGGACCAGGAGAAGCTGGGCACCGCGATCCAGCGTCTGGCCGAGGAGGACCCGACCTTCCGCGTCTTCAACGACGAGGAGACCGGGCAGACCATCATCGCCGGCATGGGCGAGCTGCACCTCGACATCCTCGTCGACCGCATGCGGCGCGAGTTCAACGTCGAGGCGAACATCGGTAAGCCGCAGGTGGCGTACCGCGAGACGATCCGCGGCACCGTGGAGAAGCTCGACTACGTGCACAAGAAGCAGACCGGTGGCTCGGGTCAGTACGCGAAGGTCGTCGTCAAGGTCGAGCCGCTGTCGCTCGACGCCGACGGCCCGACCTACGAGTTCGTCAACGCCGTCACCGGTGGCCGCGTGCCCAAGGAGTTCATCCCCTCGGTCGACGCCGGTGCGCAGGACTCCCTGCAGTACGGTGTGCTCGCCGGTTACCCGCTTGTCGGTGTGAAGTTCACGCTCCTGGACGGTCAGTACCACGAGGTCGACTCGTCCGAGATGGCGTTCAAGATCGCCGGCTCCATGGCGATGAAGGAAGCGGCCCGCAAGGCCGATCCTGCCCTCCTGGAGCCGATGATGGCCGTTGAGGTCACCACCCCTGAGGACAACATGGGTGACGTCATCGGCGACCTCAACTCCCGTCGTGGCATGATCCAGTCGATGGAGGAGCGCCACGGCGCTCGCGTCGTCAAGGCTCTGGTGCCGCTCTCGGAGATGTTCGGCTACGTCGGCGACCTGCGGTCGAAGACTGCCGGCCGGGCCAGCTACAGCATGCAGTTCGACTCCTACGCCGAGGTTCCTCAGAACGTGGCTAAGGAGATCATCGCCAAGGCCACCGGCGCCTGA
- the rpsG gene encoding 30S ribosomal protein S7: MPRKGPAPRHPVVADPVYNSPLVTQLVNKILIGGKRQLAERIVYGALEGAREKSGGTDPVVILKRAMDNVKPTLEVRSRRVGGATYQVPVEVRTPRQTTLGLRWLVQYSKARREKTMIERLQNELLDASNGLGAAVKRREDTHKMAESNKAFAHYRW, translated from the coding sequence ATGCCGCGTAAGGGACCCGCTCCGCGCCACCCTGTGGTCGCAGACCCGGTGTACAACTCCCCGCTGGTGACTCAGCTGGTCAACAAGATCCTGATCGGCGGCAAGCGTCAGCTCGCCGAGCGCATCGTGTACGGCGCCCTCGAGGGTGCCCGCGAGAAGAGCGGTGGCACCGACCCGGTGGTCATCCTCAAGCGTGCGATGGACAACGTGAAGCCGACCCTCGAGGTCCGCAGCCGCCGCGTCGGTGGCGCGACCTACCAGGTTCCGGTCGAGGTCCGCACCCCGCGTCAGACCACGCTCGGCCTGCGCTGGCTCGTCCAGTACTCCAAGGCTCGCCGTGAGAAGACCATGATCGAGCGCCTGCAGAACGAGCTGCTCGACGCCAGCAACGGCCTCGGCGCTGCTGTCAAGCGGCGCGAGGACACCCACAAGATGGCGGAGTCCAACAAGGCCTTCGCGCACTACCGCTGGTAA
- the rpsL gene encoding 30S ribosomal protein S12 gives MPTIQQLVRKGRQAKTSKTKTPALKGSPQRRGVCTRVYTTTPKKPNSALRKVARVKLSSQIEVTAYIPGVGHNLQEHSIVLVRGGRVKDLPGVRYKIVRGSLDTQGVRNRKQARSRYGAKKEKS, from the coding sequence GTGCCCACGATCCAGCAGCTGGTCCGAAAGGGCCGCCAGGCGAAGACGAGCAAGACAAAGACGCCGGCGCTGAAGGGAAGTCCTCAGCGGCGCGGCGTGTGCACGCGCGTGTACACCACTACCCCCAAGAAGCCGAACTCTGCGCTGCGCAAGGTCGCTCGTGTGAAGCTGAGCAGCCAGATCGAGGTCACGGCGTACATCCCGGGCGTCGGTCACAACCTGCAGGAGCACTCCATCGTGCTCGTGCGCGGCGGCCGTGTTAAGGACCTTCCGGGCGTTCGCTACAAGATCGTTCGTGGTTCGCTGGACACCCAGGGTGTCCGCAACCGCAAGCAGGCCCGCAGCCGTTACGGCGCGAAGAAGGAGAAGAGCTGA